In Anaerolineales bacterium, the following are encoded in one genomic region:
- a CDS encoding sulfotransferase domain-containing protein, with the protein MSPLTALKQPFKQARWQWRRAQAARRWGRQLAESVPAVVGNAMPKSGSHLLIQILNGLTQLGPFVDPGMPPLSRSAANRNLPEAQVVANLRRLGPGDIAYCYLHARAPYIEELTRPGIAAFFVYRDPRDVIVSQVFYATQMHAGHGMHEYYNQELSSVEERINAAIQGVQMDTARLSSIAAKYEHYLGWLQQPAVCSLRFEDLILDRPAALGRMLDHLAEHGFTPQASRQQAIDVLTAAVKPRASGTFRRGQPGEWREHFTEANKQNFKTATDDLLQRLGYERDRKW; encoded by the coding sequence ATGAGCCCGCTGACTGCACTCAAGCAGCCGTTCAAGCAGGCGCGCTGGCAGTGGCGCCGGGCGCAGGCCGCTCGCCGCTGGGGCCGGCAGCTGGCCGAGTCTGTGCCAGCCGTGGTGGGCAACGCTATGCCTAAGTCCGGCTCGCACTTACTCATTCAGATCCTTAACGGCCTCACTCAGCTGGGCCCTTTTGTGGACCCGGGCATGCCGCCGCTCAGCCGCTCAGCGGCCAACCGCAACCTGCCGGAGGCGCAGGTGGTCGCCAACCTGCGCCGGCTGGGGCCGGGCGATATTGCTTACTGCTATTTGCATGCGCGTGCTCCCTATATTGAAGAGCTAACCCGACCGGGCATTGCGGCTTTCTTTGTCTACCGCGACCCGCGCGATGTGATTGTCTCGCAGGTCTTTTACGCCACGCAAATGCACGCGGGCCATGGCATGCACGAATATTACAACCAGGAACTCTCCAGCGTGGAAGAGCGCATTAATGCAGCCATTCAAGGTGTGCAGATGGACACTGCCCGGCTTTCATCGATCGCCGCCAAGTACGAACATTATCTTGGTTGGCTGCAACAGCCGGCGGTGTGCAGTTTGCGCTTTGAAGACCTGATCCTGGACCGTCCCGCGGCGCTGGGTCGTATGCTGGACCACTTGGCCGAACACGGCTTCACTCCGCAGGCGTCACGCCAGCAAGCCATTGATGTCCTGACCGCGGCGGTCAAACCGCGTGCCTCGGGCACGTTCCGGCGCGGCCAGCCTGGCGAATGGCGCGAGCATTTCACAGAAGCCAACAAACAAAACTTCAAAACGGCCACCGATGACCTATTGCAGCGTCTGGGGTACGAGCGAGACCGCAAGTGGTAA
- a CDS encoding sulfotransferase domain-containing protein, with amino-acid sequence MVSSAFAARLVRRHLRRWLAQARFAGLPIGQMPWLFGNSFPKSGTHLLTQILAGFTGLGPVAASGMPPVLTFEGASGLPRPLNAILADLERLRPGDIGYGHLHALPQLVSKLTSPGAAAYFIYRDPRDVVVSHVFYVTDISSRHVHHKYYMHQLKSFDQRLKVSILGRPELKVPFPDVRARFEPYLGWLEQPAVLSLRYEDLLQDTLGQLGRIWDYTLQRGFQTRSSRENGVQILARAIQPENSPTFRSGGSGGWKKHFTPAHKKLFKTVTGDLLQRLGYEKDQNW; translated from the coding sequence GTGGTAAGCTCCGCTTTCGCCGCCCGCCTGGTGCGGCGCCACTTGCGCCGCTGGTTGGCCCAGGCTCGTTTTGCGGGCTTGCCCATCGGACAGATGCCCTGGCTTTTCGGCAATTCTTTCCCCAAAAGCGGAACCCACCTGCTGACGCAAATCCTGGCCGGTTTTACTGGTTTAGGACCGGTAGCCGCGAGCGGCATGCCGCCAGTGCTGACCTTTGAAGGCGCCAGTGGCCTGCCTCGGCCGCTGAACGCTATTCTGGCTGACTTAGAACGTTTGCGGCCCGGCGATATTGGCTATGGCCATTTGCATGCTTTGCCGCAGTTGGTATCAAAACTCACTTCACCGGGCGCGGCCGCATACTTTATTTACCGGGACCCACGCGACGTGGTCGTCTCACACGTCTTTTATGTCACTGATATCAGTAGCCGGCATGTACACCACAAGTACTACATGCATCAGCTCAAAAGCTTTGATCAACGTCTGAAGGTCAGTATCCTCGGCCGCCCAGAGTTGAAAGTGCCCTTTCCGGATGTCCGCGCTCGCTTTGAACCCTATCTGGGTTGGTTGGAACAGCCCGCAGTGCTGAGTCTCCGTTACGAAGACCTTTTGCAGGATACTCTTGGCCAGTTGGGACGTATTTGGGACTACACGCTGCAGCGCGGTTTTCAGACCCGCTCCAGTCGGGAGAACGGCGTGCAGATACTTGCCCGGGCCATCCAGCCTGAGAACTCGCCTACGTTCCGCAGCGGTGGTTCAGGCGGCTGGAAGAAGCACTTTACCCCCGCTCACAAAAAACTCTTCAAAACCGTCACTGGCGACCTATTGCAGCGCCTGGGGTACGAAAAAGACCAGAACTGGTAA
- a CDS encoding acylneuraminate cytidylyltransferase family protein — MTVRRIVALVPMREHSERVPGKNYRLLAGRPLFHYVIEALLACPQITEVVVDTDSPSIQQGLAQDFPVVRVLPRPEHLRAGDIPMNTILLHDTAQVPADLYLQTHSTNPLLQPATIQAAIEAFLADHSKDSLFTVTALQTRLYDGAGAAINHNPRELLRTQDLPPVYEENSCLYLFTRENLEKYDHRIGSAPLMFPIPRAEAWDIDEELDFQVVDFLMRQRQAG; from the coding sequence ATGACGGTTCGCCGCATCGTGGCTTTGGTACCCATGCGCGAGCATTCGGAACGCGTCCCGGGCAAGAACTATCGCCTGCTGGCTGGGCGACCTCTGTTCCATTACGTCATCGAAGCTTTACTGGCCTGCCCGCAGATCACCGAAGTGGTGGTCGACACAGATAGCCCCAGCATCCAGCAGGGCCTTGCGCAAGACTTCCCGGTGGTGCGCGTGCTGCCGCGCCCCGAACACTTGCGCGCCGGCGACATCCCGATGAACACCATCCTGTTGCACGATACAGCACAGGTCCCGGCAGATTTGTATTTGCAAACCCACAGCACCAATCCGCTGCTGCAGCCGGCCACTATTCAGGCCGCGATCGAAGCGTTTTTGGCGGATCACAGTAAGGACTCACTCTTCACGGTCACTGCCTTGCAAACCCGCTTATACGATGGCGCCGGGGCGGCGATCAACCACAACCCGCGAGAACTGCTGCGCACCCAGGATTTGCCGCCGGTGTACGAAGAGAATTCGTGTTTGTATCTGTTCACGCGTGAGAACCTGGAAAAATACGACCATCGCATTGGCTCCGCGCCGCTGATGTTCCCCATTCCACGTGCGGAAGCCTGGGATATTGATGAAGAGCTCGACTTTCAAGTGGTTGATTTTCTGATGCGCCAACGCCAGGCAGGTTAG
- a CDS encoding AAC(3) family N-acetyltransferase, producing MPLPELTADALRQALQAVGIQAGDGLLVHSALHPLGRPQGGLEMVLATLLELIGEEGTLAVPVFNFAFARGEDYDPYATPSQGMGAFSEFVRTQPKVLRTTHPMQSVALLGKHAKALAVPDTCSAFDQGSAFERILQLDFKLLLLGADIQAASMVHYSEQRANVPYRYWKDFHARVHLGGQWLPKKYLMFVRDEQYQPQLRLAPIQERLQAAGQWRQAPLHFGQVAACHLADFVTATDALLAADPWALVANRPESA from the coding sequence ATGCCGCTGCCGGAACTGACCGCGGACGCATTACGCCAGGCTTTACAGGCCGTGGGCATACAAGCGGGCGATGGCCTACTGGTGCACTCGGCTTTGCACCCGCTGGGACGCCCTCAGGGCGGGCTGGAGATGGTCCTGGCCACGCTGCTTGAGCTGATTGGCGAGGAAGGCACCCTGGCCGTACCGGTTTTCAATTTCGCCTTCGCCCGCGGCGAAGACTATGACCCTTACGCCACCCCCTCGCAGGGTATGGGCGCTTTCTCGGAATTTGTACGCACACAGCCCAAGGTGCTACGCACCACTCACCCCATGCAATCCGTGGCTTTGCTGGGGAAACACGCCAAGGCCCTGGCCGTGCCGGATACCTGCTCCGCTTTTGACCAGGGCTCGGCCTTTGAGCGCATACTCCAATTGGACTTCAAACTTTTGTTGCTAGGCGCCGATATTCAAGCTGCCTCCATGGTGCATTACAGCGAGCAGCGCGCCAATGTACCTTATCGCTATTGGAAAGACTTTCATGCCCGCGTGCACCTGGGCGGGCAGTGGCTGCCCAAGAAGTATTTGATGTTCGTGCGAGATGAGCAGTACCAGCCGCAGCTGCGGCTGGCCCCGATTCAAGAGAGATTGCAAGCTGCCGGGCAATGGCGCCAGGCTCCGTTGCACTTTGGGCAGGTGGCCGCCTGTCACCTGGCGGACTTTGTGACCGCCACGGATGCGCTGCTGGCGGCCGATCCCTGGGCTTTGGTGGCCAACCGTCCGGAGTCTGCATGA
- a CDS encoding glycosyltransferase family 2 protein: MSFVIRAFNEQKHLGNLLAAIEQQSFRDYEIILVDSGSTDATLEIAARYPVRVLHIQPSDFTFGRSLNMGLAAARGEFAVLASAHVVPLSREWLANLIAPFDDPVVAIAYGKQRGGEGTKFSESQHFIKWFPEETDLDQPSPFCNNANLALRLSAWKAQPYDEHLTGLEDIAWSSALREQGYKIAYVAEAGVAHLHDESPVQVINRHRREALALRQILPKSRFSLGNMLSLFVRSVFSDLGVALRQGVLLRELGGIIAFRFLQYWGTYRGYRGPLTPSPALQQVFYYPPSSLEKKSSSGAKAADRRGENPASVR, translated from the coding sequence GTGTCCTTTGTCATCCGGGCGTTTAATGAGCAAAAACATCTCGGCAACCTATTGGCGGCCATCGAGCAGCAAAGCTTCCGTGATTACGAGATCATCCTGGTCGACTCTGGCTCCACAGACGCTACGTTGGAGATTGCGGCGCGGTACCCTGTGCGCGTCCTGCACATCCAGCCGAGCGATTTCACTTTCGGCCGTTCGTTGAACATGGGCCTGGCTGCGGCGCGCGGCGAATTCGCCGTGCTGGCCAGCGCCCATGTAGTGCCGCTCAGCCGTGAGTGGTTAGCCAATTTGATTGCGCCGTTCGATGATCCGGTGGTGGCGATTGCCTACGGCAAACAACGCGGTGGCGAAGGCACCAAATTCTCCGAAAGCCAACATTTCATCAAATGGTTTCCTGAAGAGACCGACCTGGACCAGCCCAGCCCATTTTGCAACAACGCCAATTTGGCCTTGCGCCTGTCTGCTTGGAAAGCGCAGCCATACGATGAGCACTTGACTGGCCTGGAAGATATCGCCTGGTCTTCAGCCCTGCGCGAGCAGGGCTACAAGATCGCCTATGTGGCTGAGGCCGGTGTGGCTCACCTGCATGACGAGAGCCCGGTGCAGGTCATTAACCGGCACCGCCGTGAGGCGCTGGCCCTGCGCCAGATCCTGCCCAAGAGTCGCTTCAGTTTGGGCAATATGCTCAGCCTGTTTGTGCGCAGCGTCTTCTCCGATTTAGGGGTCGCCCTGCGCCAGGGCGTGTTGCTGCGCGAGCTGGGCGGCATTATCGCTTTTCGTTTTTTGCAGTACTGGGGCACCTATCGCGGGTACCGCGGTCCTCTGACGCCCAGCCCAGCTTTGCAGCAGGTCTTCTATTATCCGCCCAGTTCTCTGGAGAAAAAATCCAGCAGTGGGGCCAAGGCCGCGGACCGGCGCGGTGAGAACCCGGCGAGCGTGCGCTGA
- a CDS encoding phosphoglycerate dehydrogenase — translation MSKTVLLSAPYMLPTVERFRPAFARYGIELIAPVVEERMEAEQILHYAGQFDGAICGDDRFTAEVLAACAPRLKVISKWGTGIDSIDQAAAAQLGIAVRNTPGAFTEPVADSVLSYILAFARQSPWMDRAMKAGQWEKLPGRSLSECTLGVIGVGRIGKAVLGRAQGFGMRLLGHDILEMPADFLQSVPVQMTSLDHLLAEADFISLNCDLNPSSQHIINAATLAQVKPGALLVNTARGPLVDEKALVAALQAGRLAGAGLDVFEHEPLPQDSPLLAMDNVLLAAHNSNASPRAWEHVHWNTIRNLLDGLGLAADSLRPEDYPPLA, via the coding sequence ATGTCCAAGACGGTCTTGCTTTCCGCCCCTTACATGCTGCCTACCGTGGAGCGTTTTCGCCCGGCCTTTGCCCGCTACGGCATTGAATTGATCGCCCCGGTGGTGGAGGAGCGCATGGAAGCTGAGCAGATCTTGCACTACGCTGGCCAGTTCGATGGCGCCATCTGCGGCGACGACCGTTTTACGGCAGAGGTGCTGGCCGCCTGCGCGCCGCGCCTCAAGGTGATCTCCAAGTGGGGCACGGGCATCGATTCGATCGACCAAGCCGCCGCCGCGCAGCTGGGCATTGCCGTGCGCAACACGCCCGGCGCTTTCACAGAGCCGGTGGCCGATTCGGTGCTGAGCTATATCCTCGCCTTTGCGCGCCAGTCACCCTGGATGGACCGGGCGATGAAAGCCGGCCAGTGGGAGAAGCTGCCCGGCCGCTCGCTGTCTGAGTGCACCCTGGGAGTGATCGGTGTAGGCCGCATTGGCAAGGCAGTACTGGGCCGCGCCCAGGGCTTCGGCATGCGCCTGTTGGGCCATGACATCCTTGAGATGCCTGCCGATTTCCTGCAGAGCGTGCCGGTGCAAATGACCAGCCTGGATCATCTGCTGGCCGAAGCCGACTTTATCAGCCTGAATTGCGACCTCAATCCGAGCAGCCAGCACATCATCAATGCCGCCACACTGGCTCAGGTCAAGCCCGGGGCGTTGTTGGTAAACACCGCTCGCGGCCCCCTGGTGGACGAGAAGGCCCTGGTGGCAGCCCTGCAAGCCGGGCGGCTGGCCGGCGCCGGCTTGGACGTCTTTGAGCATGAGCCATTGCCCCAAGACAGCCCGCTGCTGGCCATGGACAACGTGCTGTTGGCCGCCCACAATTCCAATGCCAGCCCGCGCGCCTGGGAACACGTGCATTGGAACACCATCCGCAACCTATTGGACGGCTTGGGACTGGCGGCGGACAGCCTGCGGCCCGAGGATTACCCCCCGCTGGCCTGA
- a CDS encoding SDR family oxidoreductase has translation MDKRRTVLVTGAAGGVGRAAAELFAQQGWQVWALDIENPKSALPAGIEFLHSDAADPAQIDAVAGELAAQLPDGLDALVNNAAVQITKPINETTPEEWDWIHAVNLRAPFLYVKAFYAALLQARGAVVNVSSVHAQATSAEIGAYASTKGGLLALTRAMAIEFAPHGVRANAVLPGATDTPMLTAGLGRGHVAGGSLDQRKADLAGKILLQRLAAPAEIAEVIYFLADAARSSYITGQSIVADGGALARLSTE, from the coding sequence ATGGACAAGCGCCGAACTGTATTGGTTACGGGGGCCGCCGGTGGGGTGGGCCGTGCCGCGGCCGAGCTGTTTGCCCAGCAGGGCTGGCAGGTATGGGCGCTGGATATTGAGAACCCGAAATCGGCGCTGCCGGCCGGGATCGAATTCCTCCACAGCGATGCAGCTGACCCGGCCCAGATCGATGCCGTAGCCGGGGAACTTGCTGCCCAGCTCCCCGACGGTCTGGACGCTCTGGTCAACAATGCGGCCGTGCAGATCACCAAGCCTATCAACGAAACTACTCCTGAGGAATGGGACTGGATCCACGCGGTCAATCTGCGCGCGCCGTTTTTGTACGTCAAAGCCTTTTATGCCGCTTTGCTGCAGGCGCGCGGCGCGGTGGTCAACGTGTCTTCTGTGCATGCTCAGGCCACCTCAGCCGAGATTGGCGCCTATGCCAGTACCAAAGGCGGCCTGCTGGCACTGACCCGGGCGATGGCGATTGAATTCGCCCCGCACGGCGTGCGCGCCAACGCCGTGCTGCCCGGCGCCACGGACACACCCATGCTGACCGCCGGCCTGGGCCGCGGCCATGTCGCTGGCGGCAGCCTTGACCAACGCAAGGCCGACCTGGCCGGTAAGATCTTGTTGCAGCGCCTGGCCGCCCCGGCAGAGATCGCTGAGGTCATCTATTTCCTGGCTGATGCTGCGCGTTCCAGCTACATCACCGGCCAATCCATCGTCGCCGACGGCGGCGCGCTGGCCCGTCTCAGCACCGAATGA
- a CDS encoding GNAT family N-acetyltransferase — translation MADWPVRSAEEADLPATAAAWLRLQQFHHSLGLAFPLPVDAAEKWLGSFQRSLGRFSFLWVAGPVGQPGAFLLARVKQSAAFLGAVQVGEISDLYVDESLRGSGLGAQLTDTALQKFRELGLHSVEVQVQAGNQAGLDFWHKQGFATDLTLVRKVL, via the coding sequence ATGGCTGATTGGCCGGTGCGCTCCGCCGAAGAAGCCGATCTGCCTGCAACCGCGGCCGCCTGGCTGCGCCTGCAGCAGTTCCACCACAGCCTGGGTTTGGCTTTTCCCCTGCCCGTCGACGCGGCCGAGAAATGGCTGGGCAGCTTTCAGCGCAGCCTGGGCCGCTTTAGCTTCTTATGGGTGGCCGGGCCAGTGGGGCAGCCTGGCGCCTTTTTGCTGGCGCGTGTGAAGCAAAGCGCCGCCTTTCTGGGTGCTGTGCAAGTGGGCGAGATCAGCGATTTGTATGTAGACGAATCACTGCGCGGCTCTGGCTTGGGGGCGCAGTTGACCGATACGGCTTTGCAGAAATTCCGTGAACTTGGACTGCATTCTGTGGAAGTGCAGGTGCAGGCGGGCAACCAGGCTGGGTTGGACTTTTGGCACAAGCAGGGCTTTGCCACTGACCTGACCCTGGTGCGCAAGGTGTTGTAA
- a CDS encoding DUF115 domain-containing protein: protein MSSSLRHQAKRLVPAPLWAAGRQSWLALRHAALWPAAAWHPWRQASRRRLAAYKDAYTGQRAFILGNGPSLARTDVSKLKNEYTFGMNRVYLAFPEWGFPTSFFVCVNDLVVEQSAGDIQALQMPKFLSWRARRFITPDEHTSFLHTTYERPLFARDAGGRVWEGATVTYVALQLAFHMGFEEVILIGVDHSFSAKGTPNTTVVSQGADADHFNKDYFGAGFRWQLPDLDMSERSYAMARAAYEAAGRRVLDATLGGKLTVFPKVDYNSLF, encoded by the coding sequence ATGAGTTCTTCTTTGCGCCACCAAGCCAAACGCCTGGTGCCTGCCCCGCTGTGGGCCGCCGGACGCCAGTCCTGGCTGGCACTGCGCCACGCCGCTCTGTGGCCGGCGGCTGCCTGGCATCCCTGGCGGCAGGCCAGTCGGCGGCGGTTGGCAGCATACAAGGACGCCTATACCGGTCAGCGCGCTTTTATTCTGGGCAATGGGCCCAGCCTGGCGCGCACAGATGTAAGCAAACTCAAAAATGAATACACCTTTGGCATGAACCGGGTCTATCTCGCCTTCCCTGAATGGGGCTTCCCCACCAGCTTTTTTGTGTGCGTGAATGACCTGGTCGTCGAGCAGTCGGCTGGGGATATTCAGGCGCTGCAAATGCCTAAATTCCTCTCGTGGCGAGCGCGGCGCTTTATCACTCCAGACGAGCACACCAGCTTTTTGCACACCACCTACGAACGCCCCCTCTTTGCTCGGGATGCGGGTGGGCGCGTATGGGAAGGCGCCACGGTGACTTATGTGGCCTTGCAATTGGCCTTCCACATGGGCTTTGAAGAGGTGATTTTGATCGGTGTGGACCACAGCTTCAGCGCCAAGGGAACACCCAACACCACCGTGGTTTCCCAGGGCGCCGACGCCGATCATTTCAACAAGGACTATTTTGGGGCCGGCTTTCGCTGGCAGCTGCCCGACCTGGACATGTCCGAGCGGTCATACGCGATGGCCCGCGCTGCTTACGAAGCCGCCGGTCGCCGGGTGCTGGACGCCACTCTGGGTGGCAAGCTCACAGTCTTCCCCAAGGTTGACTATAATTCTTTGTTCTGA
- a CDS encoding DUF4910 domain-containing protein, with product MSSMLELIKELWWLPRHLVSDGYDAALARLAEEVPMTIHEVPSGTKIWTWTVPEKWGCDEAYLETLDGRRLIDLADNPLHVVSYSLPFEGEVSREELLKHLHCHPHLPDAIPFVFKYYQHDWGLCAPKTLIDSLDEERYLVKIAARFEPGALKIGEVFVPGEVEDCFVLAAHLDHPAQVNDDLSGVVVGLDVMRALLAGPKPHYSVRFLVFPETQGSIAYLSQHEHLLPQMHGGLFLEMLGNDAPHTLQLSHQGHSPADGALVLALRQREPEAYVGAIRTIIDNDERQFNAPGVRVPMLSLSRVVNPQLPGSRFYPYPQYHSHLDRPEIVSQQRLEASRDLVLALLAAFDQTRYLINHYKGEIFASGFGLWVDYHQDPEGHRRHFRIMDRIDGTRSAADIALELDCSLEQVMDVVDPLVEKGLVSLSDRPQPSDPHLGAV from the coding sequence ATGAGCAGCATGCTGGAACTGATCAAGGAGTTATGGTGGCTGCCGCGCCATCTGGTGTCGGATGGCTACGATGCCGCCCTGGCGCGCCTGGCCGAAGAAGTGCCCATGACCATCCATGAAGTGCCCAGCGGAACCAAGATCTGGACCTGGACCGTGCCGGAAAAATGGGGTTGTGACGAAGCTTATTTGGAAACCTTGGATGGCCGCCGCTTGATCGACCTGGCCGACAATCCTCTGCACGTGGTTTCGTACTCGCTGCCATTTGAGGGTGAGGTCAGCCGCGAGGAACTACTCAAGCACTTACATTGCCATCCCCATCTGCCAGACGCGATCCCCTTTGTCTTCAAGTATTACCAGCATGATTGGGGCCTGTGTGCGCCCAAGACCTTGATCGACAGCTTGGATGAGGAACGCTACCTGGTCAAGATCGCTGCTCGCTTTGAACCCGGCGCGCTCAAGATTGGTGAGGTCTTCGTCCCCGGCGAGGTCGAAGATTGCTTTGTGCTGGCTGCCCATCTGGATCATCCAGCACAGGTCAACGACGACCTCAGCGGAGTGGTGGTGGGGTTGGACGTGATGCGCGCCTTGCTGGCTGGCCCCAAGCCACACTACAGCGTGCGCTTCCTGGTCTTTCCCGAAACCCAGGGGTCCATCGCTTACCTGAGTCAGCATGAGCATTTGCTCCCACAAATGCACGGCGGGCTGTTCCTGGAGATGCTGGGTAATGATGCGCCGCACACGTTGCAGCTCTCCCACCAGGGCCACAGCCCGGCCGACGGCGCCCTGGTGCTGGCGCTGCGCCAACGCGAGCCCGAGGCTTACGTGGGCGCTATACGTACGATTATTGACAATGACGAGCGCCAGTTCAATGCGCCTGGCGTGCGGGTGCCCATGCTCTCGCTCTCGCGGGTGGTCAACCCGCAGCTGCCCGGGTCGCGCTTCTATCCTTATCCGCAATATCACTCCCATCTGGACCGCCCAGAGATCGTCTCACAGCAAAGGTTGGAAGCTTCGCGTGATCTGGTGCTGGCATTGCTGGCCGCTTTTGACCAGACGCGCTATTTGATCAACCATTACAAGGGCGAGATCTTTGCTTCCGGCTTTGGCCTGTGGGTGGACTATCACCAGGACCCCGAGGGCCACCGGCGCCACTTCCGCATCATGGATCGCATTGACGGGACGCGCAGCGCCGCCGATATTGCGCTGGAGCTGGATTGCAGCCTGGAACAGGTGATGGACGTGGTGGATCCGCTGGTTGAAAAAGGCCTGGTCTCGCTGAGCGATCGGCCGCAACCCAGCGATCCGCATCTGGGAGCTGTATGA
- a CDS encoding glycosyltransferase family 39 protein, protein MRQTKRKNPAWQARFSARWAEILLIVLMVLGFGLRLVDLTDPPLDFHPTRQLRGAVVARSIYYQLSPSPDAFIQQQAINMRNSVADLEPPILESLAAGGYLLVGGEQLWVARVLSSLFWVLAAVPLFALARRFVHSAAALLAVAYYLFLPFGVVASRSFQPDPLMAALLVAAMYAAYRWSAERQGKWAWWAAAATGLAILVKAFAAYFALGVMAAAVLAAMPLRQALRDKQVWTMLAVCVLPAALYYLTKGEATSSGYVQNWIVALLPLALEPGFYVRWVLFLARLLGVAALGAALSGVLAAGGRARWLLLGAWAGYALYGITLPHQTTTHDYYHLFVVPLAALSLAGLLDLLVRQVATQPGGWRAAFAGLMLAATFFGAWIARSDMLGVSYHHEPPYWERVGAAVPRDGRTIGLVSAYGNLLSYYGWRTVSLWPTTPELNLAGLRGNQPAEFEAFFLDRTEGMSYFLVTAFNQLREQPELAEYLQTHYPVFSQGDGYIIYDLRLAAE, encoded by the coding sequence ATGAGACAAACCAAACGCAAAAACCCCGCCTGGCAAGCGCGCTTTTCTGCGCGCTGGGCTGAAATCCTCTTGATCGTCCTGATGGTGCTGGGCTTTGGCCTGCGCCTGGTGGATCTGACCGACCCTCCCCTCGACTTTCACCCCACCCGCCAACTGCGCGGGGCGGTAGTGGCGCGCAGTATTTACTATCAGCTCTCGCCTTCGCCGGATGCGTTCATCCAGCAACAGGCGATTAACATGCGCAACAGCGTTGCCGACCTGGAACCGCCGATCCTGGAGAGCCTGGCGGCCGGCGGATACCTTCTGGTAGGCGGTGAGCAGCTATGGGTTGCCCGTGTTCTGTCCTCATTGTTTTGGGTGCTGGCCGCTGTACCGCTGTTTGCCTTGGCGCGGCGTTTCGTACACTCTGCCGCGGCGCTGTTGGCTGTGGCCTATTACCTGTTTTTGCCTTTTGGAGTAGTAGCCAGCCGTTCCTTCCAGCCCGACCCGCTGATGGCCGCCTTGCTGGTGGCCGCGATGTATGCGGCTTATCGTTGGTCGGCTGAACGCCAAGGGAAATGGGCCTGGTGGGCCGCTGCAGCCACGGGTCTGGCCATCCTGGTCAAAGCCTTCGCCGCCTATTTTGCCCTTGGCGTCATGGCCGCGGCCGTGCTGGCTGCCATGCCGCTGCGCCAAGCCCTGCGGGATAAGCAAGTGTGGACCATGCTGGCCGTGTGTGTGCTGCCGGCGGCTTTGTACTACTTAACCAAAGGGGAAGCGACCTCCAGCGGCTACGTCCAAAACTGGATCGTGGCCCTGCTGCCGCTGGCCCTGGAACCGGGCTTCTATGTGCGCTGGGTGCTCTTCCTGGCCCGGTTGTTGGGCGTGGCCGCCCTGGGCGCCGCGCTGAGCGGTGTGCTGGCGGCTGGCGGCCGCGCCCGCTGGCTGCTGCTGGGCGCCTGGGCTGGTTACGCGCTTTATGGCATTACCCTGCCGCACCAAACCACCACACACGACTATTACCATTTGTTCGTGGTGCCGCTGGCGGCCCTTTCGCTGGCCGGGCTGCTGGATCTGCTGGTGCGCCAGGTGGCCACACAGCCTGGCGGGTGGCGGGCCGCTTTTGCCGGCCTGATGTTGGCGGCGACCTTTTTCGGCGCTTGGATCGCCCGCTCAGATATGCTAGGGGTGAGTTACCACCACGAACCGCCCTATTGGGAGCGGGTGGGTGCGGCTGTCCCTAGAGACGGGCGCACGATTGGCCTGGTATCCGCCTATGGCAACCTGCTCAGTTACTACGGCTGGCGCACAGTGAGCTTATGGCCCACCACCCCGGAGTTGAACCTGGCTGGCCTGCGCGGCAATCAGCCCGCAGAATTCGAAGCCTTCTTCCTCGACCGCACTGAGGGCATGAGTTACTTTCTGGTCACCGCTTTTAACCAGCTACGCGAACAGCCTGAACTGGCCGAATACTTGCAGACGCATTACCCGGTGTTTAGCCAGGGGGATGGCTACATTATTTATGACCTTCGCCTCGCGGCCGAGTAA